In one window of Poriferisphaera corsica DNA:
- a CDS encoding tetratricopeptide repeat protein has protein sequence MAGRVNTKFVFMLSAIIIFLVVGLAGVYMVFMRNNPQELMRNGDKFVSEKEYFLAIESYAKAVAKDPTNTDYLEKYITLFPELKIEGIVDARRYLGQKRTAYKMLSELATDDLAKQSAYYELILDSTKRLSRTYADSLYNEADEWLSNYPDNVIARKYRGIARVITIHGNMTDADREQAFNDLETAGKTLENDPDIPYYIAQYLLFEGSRLDTEQGDRQLAAELRDAAAQYAEQYATRLNNEPEHLINYARLMISPQLSPRIPIGASEEYKQQVLNNANARVASMKPIIDQLEQITLTDQSLDPYYCAQIADLLLRTDTRIIKRENRNPTTSGVQRAIAILDSSFQSKTNSVFLMRELGKYYRLQGDVELALPFYQKAMNTPNITNAAEFLINRMIQFDAAKSCGEIMIVQAAREKDVDKKAKLLAGVDKTIDYITKRDDAPIIAETLRAKKLVAEEKLNEAMPLLEKCLKQLGNSDPQLMQLAAEARLKQGNWGSAISLFEEYLQVRPTDTRTMRRIAALYIQHKQHAKARPIINKLLAIDDTDKSVLALHAVILAYESNIDEAINVYLGLNPDENPSYYQMLTQLYLAKKDVDSARESALKYFEADPSNIQALQSALNLIEAPEQRQQLMQIASDAGADARTIRLMSEKQAGNLEDLAPEELANLINEGVDDPFQKLLNEITVYARSKQKEALKTAIDKASEMKPNDPRVLELQYNYAVSEKQFEEAEKLLPKISELDIDKAQGNIFRGKLYAVQGQYDLAEASYSRALALTDVNSSLWTQYAQVLLINKKLPEAEDAYKKSIQQKPDNVSAHRGLAQLFHQTGRGIDALNQIKLARKFEPRNAEILNIYLQLEQQYGNKEAVKSIREQIATAMPQDFNNRRILAGLYADLEDFDKAITTMQAIVKEEGENSFNILALANIFAVSGKANDGETVIRQYIAGRIDEVTVQDHLILARYLAQYSRDRDSILKAFQVAMDAEDPKARLASREFADLLFNRKLLAEASEVYKSILESDPADVRVVLRLAETYIKNDQFDDAAKLLEGFDTEAAEFGTSESLVLRALIAMNQKDYDEAIKLTNQAIRNDRENGRLYYQRARMLSMQPDRLEDALKDYNRTLELEPSMITPRRELAQIHVRRGYIDDAIRELENLLSINDRDLIGRLQLIQVLQTNNMILDAKARIQEGADIFPDDPRWPLMLGDLELKQGNFKEAVNAKIAAMNIAPNDNTLTQIGNLVIQANRPDKLIEIYDMYPTNANNGYARAQRGRALIMLGQQDAGEDMLKKAFDDTNNYSQFTTVAQQVKLALDEDYLRTLMSSQTIAERQLWSELLTAELALSNNDHAAVAEIVKKALPLLQGDLKTRALRLLASSSYVIDDITAAKDAYETILTINPKDIGTLNNLAYLLSEDLKSPQQAVALAEDAYTAAPNNPQILDTYGWILYRLEDYSKARTILEQSVQIKPLPTTLIHLGTVYQELNMLSQAISALEEGLKLAQNSNDEENILQAQNLLKELGQ, from the coding sequence ATGGCCGGTCGCGTAAACACTAAATTCGTATTCATGCTCAGCGCAATCATCATCTTCCTCGTCGTCGGACTCGCCGGCGTCTACATGGTATTTATGCGCAATAACCCACAAGAACTCATGCGCAACGGCGACAAGTTCGTCAGTGAAAAGGAATATTTCCTCGCGATCGAATCCTACGCCAAAGCGGTTGCAAAAGATCCAACGAACACGGACTATCTCGAAAAATACATCACCCTCTTCCCTGAGCTGAAAATCGAAGGCATTGTCGATGCGCGCCGCTATCTCGGCCAAAAACGCACCGCATATAAAATGCTCTCAGAACTCGCCACTGACGATCTTGCCAAACAATCCGCCTACTACGAGCTGATTCTCGATTCTACAAAACGACTTAGCCGCACCTATGCCGACTCACTTTATAACGAAGCTGATGAATGGCTCTCCAACTACCCCGACAACGTCATCGCTCGCAAATACCGCGGTATCGCCCGTGTCATCACTATTCACGGAAACATGACCGACGCCGATCGTGAACAAGCTTTCAACGACCTCGAAACTGCTGGCAAAACACTTGAGAACGATCCCGACATCCCATACTACATCGCACAGTACCTGCTTTTTGAAGGCTCCCGTCTCGACACAGAACAAGGCGACCGTCAACTCGCAGCCGAACTTCGTGACGCCGCCGCACAATACGCGGAACAATACGCAACACGACTTAATAACGAGCCTGAACACCTCATTAACTATGCTCGCCTCATGATCAGCCCTCAGCTGTCCCCTCGCATACCCATTGGCGCTTCCGAAGAATACAAGCAACAGGTACTCAACAACGCCAATGCTCGCGTAGCATCCATGAAACCCATCATCGATCAACTCGAGCAAATCACGCTAACAGACCAGTCACTCGATCCATATTATTGTGCGCAGATCGCGGACTTACTCCTCCGTACAGACACCAGAATCATTAAACGTGAAAATCGGAATCCAACGACCAGTGGCGTACAGCGCGCGATTGCAATCCTTGATTCATCATTCCAAAGCAAAACAAACAGCGTTTTCCTCATGCGTGAACTCGGCAAATACTACCGCCTCCAAGGCGATGTCGAACTCGCCCTGCCCTTCTACCAAAAGGCTATGAATACGCCCAACATCACAAACGCTGCAGAATTCCTGATCAACCGCATGATTCAATTCGATGCCGCTAAAAGTTGTGGCGAAATCATGATCGTTCAGGCAGCTCGTGAAAAAGATGTAGACAAAAAAGCAAAACTCCTCGCCGGTGTCGACAAAACCATCGACTACATTACAAAGCGTGATGACGCACCGATCATTGCCGAAACTTTACGAGCCAAGAAGCTGGTCGCAGAAGAAAAACTCAACGAAGCAATGCCTCTTCTTGAAAAATGCCTCAAGCAGCTTGGTAATTCAGACCCACAACTTATGCAGCTTGCCGCTGAAGCCCGCCTCAAACAAGGCAACTGGGGTTCAGCAATCTCACTCTTCGAAGAGTACCTCCAAGTCCGCCCAACAGACACACGCACCATGCGCCGTATCGCAGCCTTGTATATCCAACACAAGCAGCACGCAAAAGCGCGCCCAATCATCAACAAACTCCTCGCCATTGACGATACAGACAAATCCGTCCTCGCTCTCCACGCTGTGATCCTCGCGTACGAAAGCAACATCGATGAAGCCATCAATGTCTATCTCGGCCTTAATCCCGATGAAAACCCATCCTACTACCAGATGCTCACACAGCTCTACCTCGCCAAAAAGGATGTAGATAGTGCCCGCGAATCAGCACTGAAATATTTCGAAGCTGATCCTTCAAATATCCAGGCTCTTCAGTCCGCACTTAACCTCATCGAGGCCCCCGAACAACGTCAGCAGCTCATGCAGATCGCATCCGATGCGGGTGCTGATGCACGTACCATCCGCCTGATGTCAGAAAAGCAAGCCGGCAATCTAGAAGACCTTGCACCTGAAGAACTCGCGAACCTCATCAATGAAGGTGTCGATGATCCATTCCAAAAACTCCTCAATGAAATCACCGTCTACGCTCGTTCAAAACAAAAAGAAGCTCTCAAAACCGCAATCGACAAAGCCTCCGAAATGAAGCCCAACGATCCAAGAGTTCTTGAGCTCCAATACAACTACGCTGTCTCGGAAAAACAATTCGAAGAAGCCGAAAAACTACTTCCAAAAATCTCTGAACTCGACATCGATAAAGCGCAAGGCAACATCTTCCGTGGAAAACTCTATGCCGTTCAAGGCCAATACGATCTCGCCGAAGCTTCCTACAGCCGCGCACTCGCACTCACAGACGTCAACTCAAGCCTCTGGACTCAATACGCTCAAGTTTTGCTCATCAACAAAAAACTCCCCGAAGCTGAAGACGCTTACAAAAAATCAATTCAACAAAAACCCGACAACGTCTCCGCACATCGCGGCCTCGCCCAACTTTTCCACCAGACTGGTCGTGGCATTGATGCACTTAACCAAATCAAACTCGCTAGAAAATTCGAGCCTCGCAACGCCGAAATCCTCAACATCTATCTCCAGCTCGAACAACAATATGGCAACAAAGAAGCCGTAAAATCCATCCGCGAGCAAATCGCAACCGCAATGCCTCAAGACTTCAACAACCGTCGCATCCTTGCAGGCCTCTACGCAGACCTCGAAGATTTCGACAAAGCCATCACCACCATGCAAGCGATCGTCAAAGAAGAAGGCGAAAACAGCTTCAATATCCTCGCTCTCGCAAACATCTTTGCCGTCAGTGGCAAAGCGAATGATGGCGAAACCGTCATACGTCAGTACATTGCTGGCCGCATCGACGAGGTCACCGTTCAGGATCATCTCATCCTCGCTCGCTACCTCGCACAATACAGCCGCGATCGGGACAGCATCCTCAAAGCCTTCCAGGTTGCCATGGATGCCGAAGATCCCAAAGCAAGACTCGCCAGCCGTGAATTCGCTGACCTGCTCTTCAACCGTAAGCTCCTTGCTGAAGCTTCCGAAGTTTACAAGAGTATCCTCGAATCCGATCCTGCCGACGTTCGCGTCGTGCTCCGCCTAGCTGAAACTTACATCAAAAACGATCAATTCGATGATGCAGCCAAACTCCTCGAAGGTTTCGACACCGAAGCCGCCGAATTCGGCACATCCGAAAGTCTCGTACTCCGTGCTCTGATCGCTATGAATCAAAAGGACTACGACGAAGCAATCAAGCTCACCAACCAAGCAATCCGCAACGACCGTGAAAACGGCCGACTCTACTACCAACGCGCTCGTATGCTCAGCATGCAACCCGACCGCCTCGAAGACGCGCTCAAAGACTACAACCGCACCCTCGAACTTGAGCCAAGCATGATCACGCCTCGTCGTGAACTCGCACAAATTCATGTCCGTCGCGGCTACATCGACGACGCAATCCGCGAACTCGAAAACCTCCTCTCAATCAACGACCGTGACCTCATCGGCCGCTTGCAGCTCATCCAGGTTCTTCAAACAAACAACATGATCCTTGATGCCAAAGCACGCATCCAAGAAGGGGCCGACATCTTCCCGGATGATCCTCGTTGGCCACTCATGCTCGGCGACCTTGAATTAAAACAAGGCAACTTCAAAGAAGCTGTCAACGCTAAAATCGCCGCGATGAACATCGCACCAAACGACAACACACTCACACAGATCGGCAACCTTGTCATTCAAGCAAACCGACCCGATAAACTCATCGAAATCTACGACATGTATCCCACCAACGCCAACAACGGCTACGCCCGCGCTCAAAGAGGTCGCGCTCTAATTATGCTCGGCCAACAAGATGCCGGCGAGGATATGCTCAAAAAAGCTTTTGATGACACCAACAACTACTCACAATTCACCACCGTGGCTCAACAAGTCAAGCTCGCACTGGATGAAGATTATCTCCGAACACTCATGAGCAGCCAGACCATCGCTGAAAGACAACTCTGGTCAGAACTACTCACCGCCGAGTTAGCACTCAGCAATAACGATCACGCAGCCGTTGCTGAGATCGTTAAAAAAGCACTGCCTCTCCTACAAGGCGACCTCAAAACACGCGCTCTCCGCTTACTCGCAAGCTCCAGCTACGTGATCGATGACATCACCGCCGCAAAGGATGCTTACGAAACCATCCTCACAATCAACCCCAAGGACATCGGCACACTCAACAACCTCGCTTACCTCCTCTCCGAGGATCTCAAATCACCGCAACAAGCCGTTGCTCTTGCCGAAGACGCTTACACCGCTGCTCCAAACAACCCTCAAATTCTCGACACCTATGGCTGGATCCTCTACCGTCTCGAAGACTACAGCAAAGCAAGAACAATCCTCGAACAAAGTGTCCAAATCAAACCTCTACCCACAACACTCATCCACCTAGGCACCGTCTATCAAGAACTCAACATGCTCAGCCAGGCCATCAGCGCTCTCGAAGAAGGCCTCAAGCTCGCTCAAAACTCAAATGACGAAGAAAACATACTACAAGCCCAAAATCTTCTGAAGGAATTGGGCCAGTAA
- a CDS encoding NAD(P)H-dependent glycerol-3-phosphate dehydrogenase has translation MSKKITIIGDGAMATVSALLLENKGYSVTIWGAFADYTAEMIQTRENSRYLPGYKLPDAIKLTSESDRAFRDVDFVINAVPTQYVRTVWSRLADALPAGLPIASLSKGIETDTLLRPTQIITDVLSPLGKQERSLACISGPSVADELAKCLPATVCAASDDADFAKELQETFNTHWFRVYTNSDLLGVELAGATKNVIALAAGMLDGLQAGINAKSALLSRGLAEITRLGLAMGASQETFFGISGVGDLATTCFSPTGRNRTCGEQLGRGRKLDDVLDAIPGIVEGVPTTKSVLQLSEKFKIEMPITEALNMVLFQGLDPLEGISKLMSRGLKAEQIR, from the coding sequence ATGTCAAAAAAAATAACCATTATTGGTGACGGTGCCATGGCAACCGTTTCCGCGTTACTCCTTGAAAATAAAGGATATAGCGTCACGATTTGGGGGGCGTTTGCCGATTACACCGCCGAAATGATTCAGACACGTGAAAATTCACGTTACCTGCCTGGGTACAAGTTGCCGGACGCGATCAAGTTGACTTCAGAGTCAGATCGAGCATTTCGTGATGTGGATTTCGTGATCAATGCTGTACCAACGCAATATGTCCGAACCGTCTGGTCTCGTTTGGCGGATGCTTTGCCAGCAGGTTTGCCGATTGCGTCGCTTTCAAAGGGTATTGAAACAGATACTTTGCTGCGACCAACACAGATCATTACGGATGTACTCTCGCCGTTAGGTAAGCAGGAGCGATCATTGGCGTGCATTTCTGGGCCATCGGTGGCAGATGAATTGGCAAAATGTTTACCTGCAACGGTTTGTGCAGCATCGGATGATGCGGATTTTGCAAAAGAACTTCAAGAAACTTTCAACACACATTGGTTCCGCGTCTATACGAACTCGGATCTATTGGGTGTGGAGCTTGCTGGTGCGACGAAGAATGTGATTGCGTTGGCGGCTGGGATGCTGGACGGATTGCAGGCTGGCATCAATGCTAAATCAGCATTGCTTTCACGCGGATTGGCAGAGATCACCCGTTTGGGGTTGGCTATGGGAGCAAGTCAGGAAACCTTTTTTGGGATTTCAGGTGTCGGCGACTTGGCGACGACTTGTTTTTCGCCAACAGGTCGAAACCGTACATGCGGCGAGCAGCTTGGTCGTGGAAGAAAGTTAGACGATGTGTTGGATGCGATTCCAGGAATTGTGGAAGGTGTGCCAACTACCAAATCGGTATTACAACTGTCGGAGAAATTTAAGATTGAAATGCCGATTACAGAAGCACTGAATATGGTGCTCTTCCAAGGGCTCGATCCATTAGAAGGCATATCGAAGTTGATGAGTCGAGGTTTGAAGGCTGAGCAGATACGATAG
- a CDS encoding type IV pilus twitching motility protein PilT: MDLDTILTTALQHDASDIHLVTGHKPMARVHTVMMPMDYPMLTKESTTAMLEHMATPEHMKVFNKVKDVDFSYAIKDIGRFRVNAHMQRGTVGISLRSIKTVIPELESLNLPEVISRLTYLPRGLVLVTGDTGSGKSTTLAAMIDQMNYRYQKHIITLEDPIEYTMSSAKCIIEQRELGEDTPSFASGLRHVLRQDPDIILVGEMRDLETTAAAITAAETGHLVFSTLHTVNASQTIERIIDMYPADEQNQIRSMLANTLQAVVSQTLFKRLDTKGMVPAVEIMLCTPAVRNLIRENRAFEIPNVIDTNRSLGMNSLDSAISELYFNGMISREDAIAQAAFPEKIERALAA; the protein is encoded by the coding sequence ATGGATCTGGATACTATTCTGACGACTGCCCTTCAGCATGACGCGTCCGACATTCATCTTGTCACCGGTCATAAGCCCATGGCGCGAGTTCATACGGTAATGATGCCGATGGATTATCCGATGCTCACGAAAGAGTCGACGACGGCAATGCTTGAGCATATGGCAACGCCAGAGCATATGAAGGTTTTTAACAAGGTAAAAGATGTTGATTTTTCATATGCGATCAAAGATATAGGCCGATTTCGCGTGAATGCTCACATGCAACGTGGCACTGTAGGTATCTCGCTACGTTCTATTAAAACAGTCATACCTGAATTAGAGAGTTTGAATCTACCGGAAGTGATTAGCCGTTTGACATACTTGCCACGCGGTCTTGTGCTTGTGACGGGTGATACAGGTTCGGGTAAATCAACAACATTGGCAGCGATGATTGATCAGATGAATTATCGCTATCAAAAGCATATCATCACGCTTGAAGATCCAATTGAGTATACGATGTCTTCAGCTAAGTGCATTATCGAGCAGCGTGAGCTTGGCGAAGATACGCCATCATTTGCTTCAGGTTTGCGACATGTTTTGCGTCAAGACCCAGACATTATTCTTGTTGGTGAGATGCGTGATCTTGAAACGACCGCTGCTGCAATTACTGCCGCTGAAACAGGCCATCTAGTTTTCTCAACTCTCCACACTGTCAACGCGTCGCAAACAATTGAGCGTATCATCGATATGTATCCTGCTGATGAGCAGAACCAGATTAGATCAATGCTTGCGAATACTCTGCAGGCTGTTGTTTCCCAAACACTTTTTAAACGTCTCGATACCAAAGGCATGGTGCCAGCGGTTGAGATTATGCTCTGTACACCTGCTGTACGAAACTTAATTCGTGAAAACCGTGCGTTTGAGATTCCAAACGTGATTGATACAAATCGATCGCTTGGGATGAACTCGTTAGATAGTGCGATTTCTGAGTTGTACTTCAATGGGATGATTTCCCGTGAAGATGCGATTGCGCAAGCTGCGTTTCCTGAAAAGATTGAGCGAGCGTTAGCGGCCTAA
- a CDS encoding polysaccharide biosynthesis/export family protein, with protein sequence MQIALLGVVALVTLLSGCETDSFFNPAVVGRWEHTPVTLPILERLEVIEGEDTSSLAVTSVRPEDLIPDVREYVIGPGDLLTVTVFELVSPGLESVQTRRVDETGLIRLPIIGPVRAANLSSSELEKEIAIVLENKNILRNATVSVILQESRQNTFSVVGEPLQGGTAIGTYVIPKPDFRLLDAIALARGAPGRTKRLRIFRQTPLTAEVAGEIQPAQTSPENQPVAPAPSNPSKLIDELLEGIDESDAQAPSAPVSSKAPAAIEGGLDSSTNSPQWVFAGGKWVKVNQPVAGGATGDQIAETDELGELITQRIIEIPYDRLLDGDLRYNIVIRRGDIIRVPDPTAGFVYIMGEIARPGAYTVPGERDLTIKQLVASAGGLSQLAIPERVDLTRRIEDSEEATIRINVRSIFEGSEPDLYLKPNDLINVGTNFVATPLAIFRNGFRMTYGFGFILDRNFGPDVFGPVDTTSN encoded by the coding sequence GTGCAGATCGCACTCTTGGGGGTTGTGGCCCTTGTGACTCTCCTGAGTGGATGTGAAACCGATTCATTCTTTAACCCAGCGGTGGTTGGGCGTTGGGAACATACGCCTGTCACCTTGCCAATCCTTGAACGATTGGAAGTTATTGAAGGTGAAGATACCTCTTCATTAGCAGTCACCTCTGTTCGACCAGAAGATCTTATCCCCGATGTGCGTGAATACGTCATCGGTCCCGGTGACCTTCTTACCGTCACCGTATTCGAACTCGTATCTCCAGGTCTTGAATCTGTACAAACCAGACGTGTCGATGAAACAGGCCTTATCCGCCTCCCAATCATCGGCCCAGTCCGTGCAGCAAATCTAAGCTCCAGCGAACTCGAAAAAGAAATCGCAATCGTCTTAGAGAATAAGAACATCCTGCGTAACGCTACTGTCAGCGTCATTCTGCAGGAATCACGCCAAAATACATTCAGCGTCGTCGGTGAACCCCTTCAAGGTGGTACCGCCATCGGCACTTATGTCATCCCTAAACCTGACTTCCGTCTTCTCGACGCAATCGCACTCGCAAGAGGTGCCCCAGGTCGTACCAAGCGTCTACGTATCTTCCGTCAAACACCTTTGACAGCAGAAGTTGCAGGCGAAATCCAACCAGCACAAACATCTCCAGAAAATCAGCCTGTGGCGCCTGCACCAAGCAATCCATCAAAACTGATTGACGAATTGCTTGAAGGCATCGACGAAAGTGATGCCCAAGCACCTTCAGCACCCGTTAGTTCAAAAGCACCTGCCGCAATCGAAGGCGGGCTTGATAGCAGCACCAACAGTCCACAATGGGTATTCGCTGGTGGCAAATGGGTCAAAGTCAATCAGCCAGTCGCTGGTGGTGCAACTGGCGACCAGATCGCTGAAACCGATGAACTCGGTGAACTCATCACCCAGCGTATCATCGAAATCCCATACGATCGTCTCCTCGATGGCGACCTGCGTTACAACATCGTCATCCGTCGCGGCGACATCATCCGCGTCCCCGACCCAACTGCTGGCTTCGTCTATATCATGGGCGAGATCGCTCGTCCCGGTGCCTACACCGTGCCCGGTGAACGCGACCTCACGATCAAACAGCTCGTCGCTTCTGCTGGCGGCCTCTCACAGCTCGCAATTCCTGAACGCGTCGACCTAACCCGCCGCATCGAAGACAGTGAAGAAGCAACGATCCGCATTAACGTTCGTTCCATCTTCGAGGGCTCCGAACCAGACTTGTACCTCAAGCCAAACGATCTGATCAATGTCGGCACCAACTTCGTTGCCACGCCACTTGCGATCTTCCGTAACGGCTTCCGCATGACCTACGGCTTCGGCTTCATCCTTGACCGTAACTTCGGTCCTGATGTCTTCGGCCCAGTCGACACGACAAGTAACTAA
- a CDS encoding exosortase/archaeosortase family protein — protein sequence MQTKNTTKISLGASKLIPQEFWPWTVLLFASFVLIHWAFFLRMYWIALDDSNWSHAFIVPVISFYYIYQHRYRLMTIQAQTCIWGLPFMVLGIFSYMFGVNPISNLMLQGYGMILALFGLVLFLLGPRMIAILWFPIIYLAFGVKVSQRIWDWIAVQLQWIAANCSTVTLKFFSFFMDFDVDNSGSTINLTQNKFNAATGMIKPVTDSLNVAEACAGLRMLMAFLALGVATAFLWKRPVWQRIIMVLMTLPIAVAVNVGRVTSLGLLTLINPDYAKGDFHLFIGMMMLAPALGLFLLMGWIMDRVVITDKPKMDEEEVLKRDAARLTAERIKEPLLNPIKLALWFFAGAIAMGFASVLYAVLVENPIGLLELTGINGLAVNSLIKLSYTLIPPTIIIFAAVIILSKISPIESRSVKLQSFSAFALAILLIGFPSMQINNARTNTVLFKKAVPTRYELVLIPRQISSWKLKQEDPPLSQAILDELGTTNYVSRTYEDTDRPVDDPLRYIRFHSAYYTGTVDTVPHVPERCYVAGGATSLNQGTSTISVGGTEYFEDDETENGHIAYSTLMRGDVRIPKIKDIPVSYMSFQPPSQQQGKEIKATVMYFFIANGKFLATPDAVRLKGTETSDEYSYYSKVEVSIQTGDLDEAKNIAQSFLSAYLPEVMACLPDWVDVESGKWPEQ from the coding sequence GTGCAAACTAAAAACACCACAAAGATCTCTTTGGGTGCGTCCAAGCTGATTCCACAAGAGTTTTGGCCGTGGACAGTTTTGCTGTTTGCCAGCTTCGTCCTCATCCACTGGGCCTTCTTCCTTCGCATGTACTGGATCGCGCTTGACGACAGTAACTGGTCACACGCCTTCATCGTCCCAGTCATCTCTTTCTATTACATCTATCAACACCGCTACCGCCTCATGACCATTCAGGCTCAAACCTGTATCTGGGGCCTGCCCTTCATGGTGCTTGGCATCTTCAGTTACATGTTTGGCGTTAACCCAATCAGCAATCTCATGCTACAAGGCTACGGCATGATCCTCGCCTTATTCGGCCTCGTCTTGTTTCTCCTTGGCCCTCGCATGATAGCCATCCTCTGGTTCCCAATCATTTACCTCGCCTTCGGCGTCAAAGTATCACAACGCATCTGGGATTGGATCGCCGTACAACTCCAGTGGATCGCCGCAAACTGCTCCACCGTTACACTCAAGTTTTTCAGTTTCTTTATGGACTTTGATGTCGACAACAGCGGCTCCACCATCAACCTGACACAAAACAAATTCAATGCCGCCACCGGCATGATCAAACCCGTCACCGACAGCCTCAATGTCGCTGAAGCCTGTGCCGGCCTACGTATGCTCATGGCCTTCCTCGCACTCGGTGTCGCCACCGCGTTCCTTTGGAAACGTCCCGTTTGGCAACGCATCATCATGGTTCTCATGACGCTGCCAATCGCTGTCGCTGTCAACGTCGGCCGAGTTACATCCCTTGGCCTACTCACGCTCATCAACCCCGACTATGCCAAAGGTGATTTCCACCTCTTCATCGGTATGATGATGCTTGCTCCCGCCCTCGGCCTATTCCTTCTTATGGGATGGATCATGGACCGTGTTGTCATCACCGACAAACCCAAAATGGACGAGGAAGAAGTTCTCAAACGCGATGCCGCTCGCCTCACCGCTGAACGAATCAAAGAACCACTTCTTAATCCAATCAAACTCGCACTCTGGTTTTTTGCCGGTGCAATCGCAATGGGTTTCGCCAGCGTACTCTACGCCGTACTTGTCGAAAACCCAATCGGACTTCTTGAGCTAACCGGTATCAACGGCCTCGCCGTCAACAGCCTCATCAAACTCAGCTACACACTCATCCCCCCAACCATCATTATTTTCGCGGCAGTGATCATCCTCTCGAAAATATCTCCCATCGAATCACGCAGCGTGAAACTCCAAAGCTTCTCAGCATTCGCGTTAGCCATCTTACTCATTGGCTTCCCCAGCATGCAGATCAATAACGCACGTACAAACACCGTGCTATTTAAGAAAGCTGTCCCCACTCGCTACGAACTCGTCCTCATTCCCCGACAAATCTCAAGCTGGAAACTCAAGCAAGAAGATCCGCCTTTAAGTCAAGCGATTCTCGATGAACTCGGCACAACAAACTACGTCAGCCGAACCTACGAAGATACTGACCGCCCAGTTGACGACCCATTACGCTACATCCGTTTCCACTCTGCATACTACACCGGCACCGTCGACACCGTTCCACACGTCCCTGAACGTTGCTACGTCGCTGGCGGCGCGACATCACTCAACCAAGGCACATCAACCATCTCAGTCGGCGGAACCGAATACTTCGAAGACGACGAAACCGAAAATGGACACATCGCATACAGCACGCTCATGCGTGGCGATGTTCGAATACCGAAAATCAAAGACATCCCCGTTTCTTATATGTCCTTCCAGCCGCCCTCGCAGCAGCAAGGCAAGGAAATCAAAGCCACGGTAATGTACTTCTTCATCGCAAACGGAAAATTCCTTGCCACACCCGACGCCGTACGTCTTAAAGGCACTGAAACCAGCGATGAATACAGCTACTACAGTAAAGTTGAAGTGAGCATTCAAACAGGTGATTTAGATGAAGCGAAAAACATCGCTCAATCATTCCTGTCCGCTTACTTACCAGAAGTGATGGCCTGTCTCCCTGACTGGGTAGACGTCGAATCAGGTAAATGGCCAGAACAATAA